TGCGCTGCAACAGCGTCGCCACTTCCGTTGAGCCCGTGAACATCACACCGCGCACGCGCGGATCGCCCGTGAGCTGCGCGCCCACGGTTTCGCCGCGGCCTGGCAGCAACTGTACCACGCCCTGCGGCACGCCCGCCTCCAGCAGGATCTGAATGCCCTGGGCGGCGATAAGCGGCGTCTGCTCCGCCGGTTTCGCCAGCACGCTGTTGCCTGCGGCAAGCGCGGCGGCCACCTGGCCGGTAAAGATAGCCAGCGGGAAGTTCCACGGGCTGATACAGACCACCGGGCCGAGCGGGCGATGGGTTTCGTTATCGAAATCATCACGCACCTGGCCTGCGTAATAGCGCAGGAAGTCGACCGCCTCGCGCACTTCGGCGATAGCGTTAGCAAAGGTTTTACCCGCTTCGCGCACCAGAATGCCAATCAGCGTCTGGGTCTGGTCTTCCATCAGCACGGCGGCGCGCTCAAGAATGGCGGCGCGCTCCTGCGGCGGCGTGGCGAACCAGATAGGCGCGTTGTTCACCGCGCTTTCCAGCGCCTGCGCCACTTCCGCTTCGGTGGCTTCACGCGCGTAACCGACAATATCGCGCGGCTCGGCGGGGTTAATCACCGGTGCCAGCTCGCCGTCGTCCACGGCGTTTTCCAGCATCGGCAGCGCGCGCCATTTTTGCAGCGCGCTGTTCAGCAGCGACGAGGAGAGCGACGCCAGGCGGTGTTCGTTCGCCAGATCAAGCCCGGCGGAGTTAACGCGGCCTTCGCCGTAGAGATCCTGCGGCAGCGGAATTTTCGGATGCGGCAGACCGACGCGGCCTTCCTGCGCCGCCAGCTGTTCGACCGCGCTGACCGGGTCGGCCACCAGATCGTCCAGCGACAGCGTGTTATCGGCGATGCGGTTCACAAACGAGGTGTTGGCGCCGTTTTCCAGCAGGCGACGCACCAGGTAGGCCAGCAGCGTCTCATGAGTGCCGACCGGCGCGTAGATGCGGCACGGACGGTTGAGTTTGCCGTCGCTGATTTTACCGACCACCTGCTCGTAGAGCGGCTCGCCCATGCCGTGCAGGCACTGGAATTCATACTGCCCGGGGTAATAGTTCTGGCCCGCCAGGCTGTAGATGGCCGCCAGCGTGTGGGCGTTGTGGGTGGCGAACTGCGGGTAAATCAGGTTCGGTACCGCCAGCAGTTTCTTCGCGCAGGCGAGGTAGGAGATATCGGTGTAAACCTTGCGGGTGTAAACCGGGTAGCCCTCAAGCCCTTCCATCTGGGCGCGCTTGATTTCGCTGTCCCAGTAAGCGCCTTTCACCAGACGGATCATCAGGCGACGGCGGCTGCGGGTGGCGAGATCGATCAGGTAATCGATAACGAACGGGCAGCGCTTCTGGTACGCCTGAATCACAAACCCGATGCCGTTCCAGCCCGCCAGCTCCGGTTCAAAGCAGAGTTTTTCCAGCAGATCGAGAGAGATCTCCAGGCGGTCGGCCTCTTCGGCGTCGATGTTGATGCCGATGTCATACTGGCGCGCCAGCAGGGTCAGGGATTTCAGGCGCGGGTAGAGCTCTTCCATCACGCGGTCGTACTGCGCGCGGCTGTAGCGCGGGTGCAGGGCGGAGAGCTTAATCGAAATGCCCGGCCCTTCATAAATGCCGCGCCCGTTGGAGGCTTTGCCGATGGCGTGAATAGCCTGCTGGTAAGAGACCATATATGCCTGCGCGTCGGCGGCGGTGAGCGCCGCTTCGCCCAGCATATCGTAGGAGTAACGGAAGCCTTTTTCTTCAAGCTTGCGCGCGTTGGCCAGCGCCTCGGCGATGGTTTCGCCGGTGACAAACTGCTCGCCCATCAGACGCATCGCCATGTCCACGCCTTTGCGGATCAGCGGCTCGCCGCTCTTGCCGATGATGCGGTTGAGCGAGCGCGACAGGCTGGCTTCGTTGTGCGTCGAGACCAGACGGCCGGTAAACAGCAGGCCCCAGGTAGCGGCGTTCACGAACAGCGACGGGCTGCGGCCAATGTGCGACTGCCAGTTGCCGTTGCTGATTTTGTCGCGGATCAGCGCGTCGCGGGTGGCTTTATCGGGGATACGCAGCAGCGCTTCGGCAAGGCACATCAGCGCCACGCCTTCCTGCGAGGAGAGCGAAAATTCCTGCAACAGGCTCTGCACCATACCGGCGCGGCCCGAGGCGGTTTTCTGGTTGCGCAGCTTTTCGGCGAGGCTCCAGGCGAGCTGGTGGGTTTTCTCGGCGACCGGCTGCGGCAGGCGGGCCTGCTCCAGCAGCATCGGCACCGCGTCGGTTTCCGCGCGACGCCAGGCGGCAGTGATGGCCGCGCGGCTGACGGACTGCGGCTGGATCTGCTCGGCGAATTCGAGGAACGGCTGGTGGCTCTCTTCCACCGGCGCGGGCGCTTCATCGCTTTCGTTCGCCGCGCCCGCCAGCAGCGCAGGCAGCTCCGGCAGGCCGTCGCTGTTCTCCAGCTGTTCCAGATAATTAAAGATGGCCTGTTTAATCAGCCAGTGCGGCGTGCGGTCGATTTTCGTCGCGGCGGATTTAATGCGCTCGCGGGTGGCGTCGTCCAGCTTGACCCCCATCGTGGTGGTGCCCATGCCCTTACTCCTGTGTCTCGGTCTGTATAAAAAAGGCGAATGATCGGCAATATCCATCATGTTGCAACTTTGTGCAACCTTGTTAATTGTGACCTCGCCAGCAAGCTTAAAAATGAATGAAATGTTAAATATGAAATTGCTATGACGCACCGAAGAAAGGGCGGTTATAAGCTCAGAATTCGGGGCTGGTTAACATTTTTAACAGGTGCAACCGGGAAAAGCGTGAG
This DNA window, taken from Cronobacter universalis NCTC 9529, encodes the following:
- the putA gene encoding trifunctional transcriptional regulator/proline dehydrogenase/L-glutamate gamma-semialdehyde dehydrogenase; the encoded protein is MGTTTMGVKLDDATRERIKSAATKIDRTPHWLIKQAIFNYLEQLENSDGLPELPALLAGAANESDEAPAPVEESHQPFLEFAEQIQPQSVSRAAITAAWRRAETDAVPMLLEQARLPQPVAEKTHQLAWSLAEKLRNQKTASGRAGMVQSLLQEFSLSSQEGVALMCLAEALLRIPDKATRDALIRDKISNGNWQSHIGRSPSLFVNAATWGLLFTGRLVSTHNEASLSRSLNRIIGKSGEPLIRKGVDMAMRLMGEQFVTGETIAEALANARKLEEKGFRYSYDMLGEAALTAADAQAYMVSYQQAIHAIGKASNGRGIYEGPGISIKLSALHPRYSRAQYDRVMEELYPRLKSLTLLARQYDIGINIDAEEADRLEISLDLLEKLCFEPELAGWNGIGFVIQAYQKRCPFVIDYLIDLATRSRRRLMIRLVKGAYWDSEIKRAQMEGLEGYPVYTRKVYTDISYLACAKKLLAVPNLIYPQFATHNAHTLAAIYSLAGQNYYPGQYEFQCLHGMGEPLYEQVVGKISDGKLNRPCRIYAPVGTHETLLAYLVRRLLENGANTSFVNRIADNTLSLDDLVADPVSAVEQLAAQEGRVGLPHPKIPLPQDLYGEGRVNSAGLDLANEHRLASLSSSLLNSALQKWRALPMLENAVDDGELAPVINPAEPRDIVGYAREATEAEVAQALESAVNNAPIWFATPPQERAAILERAAVLMEDQTQTLIGILVREAGKTFANAIAEVREAVDFLRYYAGQVRDDFDNETHRPLGPVVCISPWNFPLAIFTGQVAAALAAGNSVLAKPAEQTPLIAAQGIQILLEAGVPQGVVQLLPGRGETVGAQLTGDPRVRGVMFTGSTEVATLLQRNIADRLDPQGRPTPLIAETGGLNAMIVDSSALTEQVVVDVVASAFDSAGQRCSALRVLCLQEEIADHTLTMLKGAMAECRMGNPGRLTTDIGPVIDAEAKAGIERHIQAMRAKGRKVFQAARDNSVDAREWQTGTFVTPTLIELESFDEMKKEVFGPVLHVVRYNRNNLAELIEQINKAGYGLTLGVHTRIDETIAQVTGSAHVGNLYVNRNMVGAVVGVQPFGGEGLSGTGPKAGGPLYLYRLLASRPDAAVQTTLERHDARYAQDAQVKTLITRPHQALTEWAAGRPELKALCEHYLALSQSGVQRTLPGPTGERNTYTLLPRERVLCLADNEQDLLVQLAAATSAGSRVLWVDEPLQRTLAKQLPAAVNAIIDFAIPDVLFSQFFDAVIYHGDSDQLRALCEKVAAREGAIVSVQGFARGETNLLLERLWLERSLSVNTAAAGGNASLMTIG